From Strigops habroptila isolate Jane chromosome 1, bStrHab1.2.pri, whole genome shotgun sequence, a single genomic window includes:
- the FBXO32 gene encoding F-box only protein 32 isoform X2, which produces MNILEKVVQKVLEDQQNIRLIRELLQTLYTSLCTLVQRVGKSVLVGNINMWVHRMESILHWQQQLNNIQITRPAFKGTTFTDLPLCLQLNIMQRLSDGRDLVSLGQVAPDLQVLSEDRLLWKKLCQYHFTDRQIRKRLILSDKGQLDWKKMYFKLIRCYPRKEQYGDTLQLCRHCHILSWKGTDHPCTANNPETCSTSLSPQDFINLFRF; this is translated from the exons ATGAACATTTTGGAGAAAGTGGTGCAGAAAG TCCTTGAAGATCAGCAGAACATCAGGCTAATACGGGAATTGCTGCAGACCCTCTATACATCCCTCTGCACGTTAGTTCAACGGGTTGGCAAGTCTGTCCTGGTTGGAAACATCAACATGTGGGTGCACAGGATGGAGAGTATTCtccactggcagcagcagctgaacaaCATTCAGATCACCAGG CCTGCCTTTAAAGGAACCACTTTCACAGACCTGCCGTTGTGTTTACAATTGAACATCATGCAACGACTCAGTGATGGTAGAGATCTGGTTAGCCTTGGTCAGGTGGCTCCTGACCTTCAAGTGCTCAGCGAAGACCGGCTGCTGTGGAAGAAGCTCTGCCAGTACCACTTCACAGACAGACAG atcCGCAAACGGCTGATCTTATCTGACAAGGGACAGCTGGATTGGAAAAAGATGTACTTCAAGCTCATAAGGTGTTACCCACGGAAGGAGCAGTATGGTGACacgctgcagctctgcaggcactgCCACATCCTCTCCTGGAAG ggCACTGATCACCCCTGCACAGCCAACAACCCGGAGACTTGCTCCACTTCTCTTTCGCCGCAAGACTTTATCAACTTGTTCAGGTTTTGA